The sequence below is a genomic window from Sediminispirochaeta bajacaliforniensis DSM 16054.
AGTGTTTAAACCAGTCGCAGCCTGTGGTCTCACAACACCTCGCCGTTCTGAAAGAAAAGGGAATAGTCGATTCCGAGATTCAGGGAAACAAGCGCTTTTATTCTATTGTAGACCCCTTTATTAAGTCGATTGTTCAATCGTTGGGTACCGTCTGATTTCTTCACATGGACGATACGTTATGAAGCAAGAATTTCGACTTGGAGAGCGGGTGAGTACTGTCCGTTTCCTTGAACAGGGGGAGCGGCCGGAAGAGACTATCAGGCGCGAATATCCTCATTCCCTTATCATCTGGGTTGCCGACGAGAATACCTCCCGTTATTTTCCGGCCGGGGAGCCTTACTGTTTGGTTTTACCTGCGGGCGAAGCCTTCAAGACGATGGAAACGATCCTTCGTATTGTAGATTTTGCGCTTCAGGTCGGGGCCGGACGCGATAGCCTTTTTGTTGCCCTCGGCGGCGGTGTTGTGTGCGACATGACCGCCTTTGCGGCTTCGGTATACATGCGGGGAGCCGGAGTCGTTCTTTTACCCAGTACGCTTCTGGCGATGGTCGATGCCACTCTCGGAGGCAAGAGCGGTGTGGACTATCGTGGCTACAAGAACATCATAGGAACCTTTTATCCTGCTTCGCTGATCATTATTGAGCCGACATATCTGGCTTCGCTCCCTCAGCGGGAAATCATGGGAGGAGTCGCCGAGGTGGTCAAACATGCCATGCTTTCCGGCGATGGTGCCCTTGAAAGGATCGAAAGGCTTCTTCCTGATATAAAGGCGGGTAATCGCGATGCCTTTTCTTCGATTATTGCCGAAAGTCTGACAGTGAAAGGGGCGGTTATCGAGCAAGATCCCCTGGAAAGGGGAATACGGGCTCACCTTAATCTCGGGCACACCTTTGCCCATGCACTGGAAAGTGCCACCGGGTTTAGCGGGTGGAGTCACGGTGAGGCGGTGGCATGGGGGCTTTCCCGGGCCCTCCACGCCGGTGAACTTTTAGGAGAAACCGATTCTGGCTATCGGCGCTTTATCGATGAACTTCTTGATCGTTTCGGTTATAGAAGGTATGCCGAGGCCGACACCTCCGCAATCCTTGAGGCAGTCGGAAGCGATAAAAAGAAGCGGGGAGGCGAGGTTCGTTTCGTTTTGCAAAGAAAGGCGGGCGATACCTTTACAAGGGCGCTTCCCCGAGAAATTGTCGAGGAAGCGATATCAGGCGGCTGTCTGAACGCTTAGTATGTTTTAATATGATTCAAAAATAGTGTTTAAGCGACGATACGCGTCGTTTACCTTTTCCACCAACGTATGCTTTGTCGATTCATTCAGTTCGTCGGCAAGGGCTTCAAGGCTTGATAGCGAGACATCCACCGCGGTATGAAAGCTTTTAATCACCTTGAACCAGTAGACACCAACTCCATCGGTTTCCAGGGTAACGAAGCCAAGTCGTTTTGACGATTTTTTCGTCTTTGCAGTCCGCAGTAAGGCATCGAGGTGGTCACACAGCGCTTCGAGTTCCTCTGCGGCATTATAGTTTTTCCCCCCGGGGGCAGGATACGAAAGGTCCTTCGGCGGATCGATAAAGGGAACAATCTTGATAATGCTGGCGATTCTGTCTCCCGTATGGATTTCATACCCGGACCAGGTAATCTTTGCCCTGGCGTTTTCCTGTACCTGTGGCAACGATTCTCCCGATTGGACCAGCGGGGATAGTTCTTCCCAGGGAAGTACGGCGATCTTCTTTTTCCCCTTATAGGGCTCCATCGTAAAGTTTTTTTCTCCGACCTTGATTGTCCAGCTCGTGTCCCGCTTTGCTTTCTGCTTCTCCTCTTTCTCTTGTTTTCTTGAACCTGGCCTTCCTGCTTTTGTCGTTATCAGCTGATTCAGTGAGGGGGATATCTCTTCAAGCCAGGAGCGGTGGAGTGGGCTGACGGATCGTGCGAACATTCTGCTGGTGCGAACAATCTCCCCTGCCACAATGAACCCTGGAGATTCCCGAAACATACAGCTTCCCGGATGAATTTGTATTCTATCGGCGGTGAGGCTGCGATAGATACCTCTTCCCGTACGCACACAGACGAATTGCACAAGTCCGGCGGCAATCGAACAGAGAATATCCCTGGTCGCTCCGCCGGAGGAGATGGGAACCCCAAAACCGGAGACAATCTCCTCGAGCTGTTGCTTAATGTTTACGATCTCTCCCATGGTTCTGTAGTCGAGATAGTAGGTATCGCAAAAGTGTTCCCGCCGTTTTTTCCCTTTCAGTTTGACAAACTGCCGGAAGATGGAAATGTAGGAGATGAAATCCCCTGCAGGGTCGGAAAGCTGATGATGGGCCCTCCTTGCCTCCATCTCCTCTCCCGGGGGAAGCACGAAGGGGGCATGTGTTGAAAGAAAAGCGGTGGCAATAAGTACCTCTTCCATCACCGAGGGGTAGCGGAAGATGGCCTCTACCAGGATTTTGGAGTGTCTGGGGCCCAGAGGAAAATCGACCATCATGAGCCCTGTTCTCGTGAGCTGTCGTTCTTCGGTGAGCGCATCCAACAGCTTGAGGGTTTCGATTGCTCCGATGATGCCGGGGCGTCCCGGAGGACTGACAAAATCAAAGGCTTCAAACTCCTGAATGTCGAGCTCTGCCATGCGCAAAACTACTTCAGAAAGATCGGTTCGATAGATTTCTTCAAGGGTGAAGGGATCGCGATGCTGATAATCCCGTTTATCGTAAAGACGATAACAAACTCCCGGCCGTGTTCGTCCGGCACGCCCCTTTCTCTGATCACAGCTTGCCTGAGAGATGGGCCCTTCAATGAGACTGCTGGTAAAGGTGCGCGGATTGTAGTAGTTAAGCTTTGCCAGCCCCGAATCGATGACCGTGGTGATACCGTCGATGGTGACACTTGTTTCAGCGATGTTGGTGGAAATAACCACCTTTGACTTACCCTTCGGCGTGGAAACAAAAACCTGTTCCTGTTCTTCTTTTGTCAGCCTTCCGTACAGCGGCAGAATGTAGAGCTTTTTTGCAAAAGAGGAGATTGAAAGGGCCGTCATGGCATCCTTGATCGCCTTTTCGCCGGAAAGAAATATGAGAATGTCACCCGGCATTTTGTGCTTCACCGTATCGCCGACGATGGACACGATCTTTTCCGTTAGGAGATCGGGATCGCTGGGGTGTTCGAGTGGCGCATAACGGATTTCAACGGGATGGATAATTGCATCAATATGAAGAATCGGTGCTTTGCCAAAATAGTCCGAAAAGATTTTTGGGTTGATGGTGGCGGAGGAGATGATAACCTTCAGGTCTTTTCGCTCCTGAATGATCTCCTTAAGCAATCCTAAGATAAAGTCGATATTGAGGCTGCGCTCATGGGCCTCATCTACCATGATGACCGAATAGCGACTCAGGTAACGGTCCGCCTTCAGTTCCTGGAGTAAAATCCCGTCGGTCATGATCTTGATGGCGGTTTCGGAGACGGTCTGGTCCTCAAAACGCATCTTATATCCCACGATGCCGGGGACCTTTGTTCCCAGCTGGGAAGCGATATAATCGGAGACGGAAACAGCCGCTATCCTTCGTGGCTGGGTTACGCCAATTATTCCCCGTGTACCGTATCCTGCCTCGTGAAGAATCATGGGTAACTGAGTAGTCTTACCCGACCCTGTCGGGCTTTCCACGACGATAACCTGGTTCTTCTCGAGTTCGTCGAGGATCTTTGCCCGCTGTTGATAGATAGGCAGCTCTGGATGGTTCATTCCTTTGTGGCGACCATCCGGCACCAATCTATGGCCTCTGTTATGTCAATCATGTTACGAGACTCCCGTGTTGCGAGATTCTTGACCGAGACTTTTCCTGCGTTCTTCTCGTCTCCTCCACAGATAAGGGCCATTCGGATACCGCGCTTTTCGGCCCAGGCAAACTGCTTCCCAAGTTTTTGGCTCTGGAGTTGGACCTCACAGGAGAGGCCTGCCTTTCGCACTTTTCTTGCGAGAATGTGATAGTATCCAGACAGTGATTCATCGATATTAAATATGGCAACGGCGGGAGCGCCGGTGGCATCGCCTGCCTTGCCCAGCTCTTCCAGCGCGGCGACGAGACGATCTAATCCGATGGAGGAGCCTACCCCCGGCAACTGCTGCTTGGTGTAGAGAGAGGCGAGGTTGTTGTACCGACCCCCTGAACAGACCGACCCTATTTGAGGCAAGTCGTTGAGGAAGGTTTCGTAGACGATCCCGGTGTAGTAGTCCAGCCCCCGGGTTATCGAAGGATCGAGGATAAAGGAATCGGCAACCGAGGCCTCTTCGAGTGCCTGGTAAATCTCCCTCAGTCGACTACTCTCCTCGCAACTGCCCCTGGCGAGCTCTTCAAGCTTCTCCACGGTCTCGAGGAAGCTTCCTTTTGCCTGAATATAGTCGAGCACCTTCGCTGCTGTCTGGGAGCCGATTTCTGAGGCCAGCTGCTCGTGCA
It includes:
- a CDS encoding 3-dehydroquinate synthase is translated as MKQEFRLGERVSTVRFLEQGERPEETIRREYPHSLIIWVADENTSRYFPAGEPYCLVLPAGEAFKTMETILRIVDFALQVGAGRDSLFVALGGGVVCDMTAFAASVYMRGAGVVLLPSTLLAMVDATLGGKSGVDYRGYKNIIGTFYPASLIIIEPTYLASLPQREIMGGVAEVVKHAMLSGDGALERIERLLPDIKAGNRDAFSSIIAESLTVKGAVIEQDPLERGIRAHLNLGHTFAHALESATGFSGWSHGEAVAWGLSRALHAGELLGETDSGYRRFIDELLDRFGYRRYAEADTSAILEAVGSDKKKRGGEVRFVLQRKAGDTFTRALPREIVEEAISGGCLNA
- a CDS encoding ArsR/SmtB family transcription factor, with the translated sequence MDDQTCCADIIIETYAEKLKVCGHPVRLKILCLIEKEEACVMELWKCLNQSQPVVSQHLAVLKEKGIVDSEIQGNKRFYSIVDPFIKSIVQSLGTV
- the hisS gene encoding histidine--tRNA ligase → MIIEPRVLKGFRDFLPDQASRRIAIMHTLEQVFHGYGFVPIDTPVLEYREVLLGKGGGETDKQVYAFTDQGGREVAMRFDLTVPFARFMASHINELSLPFKRYHIDKVWRGENTQKGRYREFVQCDFDIVGIDALSADLEILLMMHSAFTALGIDNVSFRINHRGLFNRFLDAIEVASHSVEILRIVDKLAKIGEKEVHEQLASEIGSQTAAKVLDYIQAKGSFLETVEKLEELARGSCEESSRLREIYQALEEASVADSFILDPSITRGLDYYTGIVYETFLNDLPQIGSVCSGGRYNNLASLYTKQQLPGVGSSIGLDRLVAALEELGKAGDATGAPAVAIFNIDESLSGYYHILARKVRKAGLSCEVQLQSQKLGKQFAWAEKRGIRMALICGGDEKNAGKVSVKNLATRESRNMIDITEAIDWCRMVATKE
- a CDS encoding helicase-related protein codes for the protein MNHPELPIYQQRAKILDELEKNQVIVVESPTGSGKTTQLPMILHEAGYGTRGIIGVTQPRRIAAVSVSDYIASQLGTKVPGIVGYKMRFEDQTVSETAIKIMTDGILLQELKADRYLSRYSVIMVDEAHERSLNIDFILGLLKEIIQERKDLKVIISSATINPKIFSDYFGKAPILHIDAIIHPVEIRYAPLEHPSDPDLLTEKIVSIVGDTVKHKMPGDILIFLSGEKAIKDAMTALSISSFAKKLYILPLYGRLTKEEQEQVFVSTPKGKSKVVISTNIAETSVTIDGITTVIDSGLAKLNYYNPRTFTSSLIEGPISQASCDQRKGRAGRTRPGVCYRLYDKRDYQHRDPFTLEEIYRTDLSEVVLRMAELDIQEFEAFDFVSPPGRPGIIGAIETLKLLDALTEERQLTRTGLMMVDFPLGPRHSKILVEAIFRYPSVMEEVLIATAFLSTHAPFVLPPGEEMEARRAHHQLSDPAGDFISYISIFRQFVKLKGKKRREHFCDTYYLDYRTMGEIVNIKQQLEEIVSGFGVPISSGGATRDILCSIAAGLVQFVCVRTGRGIYRSLTADRIQIHPGSCMFRESPGFIVAGEIVRTSRMFARSVSPLHRSWLEEISPSLNQLITTKAGRPGSRKQEKEEKQKAKRDTSWTIKVGEKNFTMEPYKGKKKIAVLPWEELSPLVQSGESLPQVQENARAKITWSGYEIHTGDRIASIIKIVPFIDPPKDLSYPAPGGKNYNAAEELEALCDHLDALLRTAKTKKSSKRLGFVTLETDGVGVYWFKVIKSFHTAVDVSLSSLEALADELNESTKHTLVEKVNDAYRRLNTIFESY